The window TGATTTTCGGAGGAATTTAGGGAATATCTTAAAGATAACCGTACTGGTGCATCAGGTGATCATTTCACTTAAATAACAAAATTTTTTGTGGCTGCATTTTACAATGCTGAATGCAATTGGTTTTCCGATGATAAATGATGTTTGGCGATACCAGGTTGACCTGCCTGAACTTAATCCTTCAGGATGTCAATTTAGCGGGAAATTCTTCAAGCTACTCAGTACGTTCCGGGAATGAAGCCTTGAAATAAACGAACAGCTATTTATTTGCCTAAGCAGCAATCTTCACCAGTTTCAACGTCATACTTCATGAAAACTTTTTAAGAACAATACCATCCACCTTATCCAGCAATCGTTCATCCCTGATCCCGGTCCGGTTGAACATGATAGCAGAAGCGATTTTACTGGCAGGGTAATACCGCATTTCGCAATAATAGCCCCCGCCGCCGCCGGCATGGGTATAGTATTCCCGTCCTTCAAGGCTACCGATGAACCATCCCAATGCCATGGGTATGGACTTGCCATTGGCCAATTGCTGGCGTTCGAATAGAATGTTTTTCATATTGTCATTCAACAATATGGATTGGGGTATCATGAGGGTATTGATAAATGTTACCAATGCCTTGGCATTGGCGACCAATCCGCCATAGGCTTTACCACTTACATAGTAGGGCTTGAACTTCACCCATTGCGGGTGTCCAGATGGCTCCATAAACTTCTTCCGGTCGATCATCCAATACAATAGGGCATTGACCAGGCTGAAGCGTTTCTGATAGCCGGTAGCGTAATGTTTGTAATCATCCACGGTAAAGGAAAGATCTCCAGCAGGTATATTTATCCTGTTCAATATATGTTCGTTGATATAGGCTGTATAGGGCTTTCCAGATACCTGCTCAATGATCTTGCCCAGTAAAAGGTAGTTGATATTGCTATACCTGAAGACCTTTGAAGGGGGATGCGATTGCTTCAAATGTGTCCTTAATATCCCATCAACAAATGCAGTATCATAAAATGGTTCATCATGCAAATGAACCCATCGTAACGGAATGGGATTGGTTATTCCCGTAGTATGGTTCAGCAACGAACGAATCGAAATATGCTGATCGGGACGAAGGAAAGAACAATATTGCGCAGCATTATCATCGATCTGTAATTGTCCTCCTGAAGCCAATTGCATGACCGCTAAGGAGGTAAACAATTTGGTAACTGAACAGGCATTAAAAATCGTATCCC is drawn from Flavihumibacter rivuli and contains these coding sequences:
- a CDS encoding serine hydrolase domain-containing protein, translating into MAKIPPPTLTAFLEKLVADRKAPGLQYLLTKNGEPIMEYACGFANLEEKRLLTGDTIFNACSVTKLFTSLAVMQLASGGQLQIDDNAAQYCSFLRPDQHISIRSLLNHTTGITNPIPLRWVHLHDEPFYDTAFVDGILRTHLKQSHPPSKVFRYSNINYLLLGKIIEQVSGKPYTAYINEHILNRINIPAGDLSFTVDDYKHYATGYQKRFSLVNALLYWMIDRKKFMEPSGHPQWVKFKPYYVSGKAYGGLVANAKALVTFINTLMIPQSILLNDNMKNILFERQQLANGKSIPMALGWFIGSLEGREYYTHAGGGGGYYCEMRYYPASKIASAIMFNRTGIRDERLLDKVDGIVLKKFS